Within the Pseudomonas orientalis genome, the region CCGCACGAAGCGGGCGCCGTCTTTCAGATGTGGCGAACTTCAACAATCTCGTACTCGATCACGCCGCCGGGGGTTTTCACAGACACCACGTCCCCTTCTTCCTTGGCAATCAAGGCACGGGCAAGCGGTGAACCGACGGAGATCTTGCCGAGTTTGAAGTCAGCCTCGTCTTCGCCCACGATGTGATAAACAACGCGCTCATCGGTCTCGACGTTGGCGATTTCCACCGTGGTGCCAAAAATCACCTTGCCGGTATGCGGGATGGTCGTGACGTCGATGATCACCGCATTCTGCATGCGGCCTTCGATATCACGGATCCGCGCCTCGACCATACCCTGCTGCTCGCGAGCAGCGTGGTATTCGGCGTTTTCCTTCAAGTCACCCAACTCGCGGGCCGTACCGATGTCCTGGCTCAGCTTTGGACGTACGACTTTGGTCAGGTGGGCGTGCTCCTCTTCCAGGGCGCGAGCGCCCTGAACGGTCATCGGGTATTTGGTTATGCTCATGCCTTCAATCCTGCGTGTAGATCCTGCAAGCGACGCACGGTCTTTTCCGGACCGAACTTGAGCGCTTCGCAGATGGCTTCGCCAGCAGCAATGGTGGTGGTGCAGTAGATCTTGTGCTGCAAGGCATTACGACGAATGGAGTAGGAGTCCGCGATCGACTGGCGACCTTCGGTGGTGTTGATGATCAGGGTGACTTCGTCATTCTTGATCATGTCGACCACGTGCGGACGGCCCTCCGTCACTTTGTTCACGCGGCGTACTTTCAGGCCGGCAGCTTCGATCAGCTTGGCGGTCCCGGCGGTAGCCACGACTTCAAAGCCCAAGTTGATCAGATCACGGGCCACACCCGCAACCAGTGGCTTGTCGTCATCGCGCACGCTGATAAACGCAGTACCGCCGGTCGGCAGCACTTCGCTGGCGCCCATCTGGGCCTTGGCGAAGGCTTCGCCGAAGGTGTCGCCCACGCCCATCACTTCACCGGTGGACTTCATTTCCGGGCCCAGGATCGGGTCCACGCCAGGGAATTTGGCGAATGGGAACACCGCCTCTTTCACGCTGTAGAAGTTCGGAATGATTTCCTTGGTGAAGCCGATTTCCTTCAGGGTCTTACCGGCCATCACGCGCGCAGCGATCATGGCCAGGGACACTCCGATGCACTTGGACACGAACGGCACGGTACGCGAAGCGCGCGGGTTGACTTCGATGACGTAGATGTCTTCGCCCTGCAGCGCCAACTGCACGTTCATCAGGCCGACCACACCCAGTTCCAGGGCCATTTTCTTGACCTGTTCGCGCATCTCGTCCTGGATGTGCGCCGGCAGCGAGTACGGCGGCAGCGAGCACGCGGAGTCACCGGAGTGAACGCCCGCCTGTTCGATGTGCTGCATGATCGCGCCGATCACCACGTCGGTACCGTCGCACACCGCGTCCACGTCCATTTCGATGGCGCAGTTGAGGAAGTGGTCGAGCAGCACCGGGCTGTCGTTGGAGACTTTCACCGCGTCACGCAGGTAGCGCTTGAGCTCTTCTTCTTCGTAGACGATTTCCATCGCGCGACCACCCAGTACGTAGGACGGACGCACCACCAGCGGGTAACCGATCTTGCTGGCTGCACGGATGGCCTCGTCTTCGCTGCGCACGGTGGCGTTCGGCGGCTGACGCAGGTTCAGGCGCTCGACCATCTGCTGGAAGCGCTCACGGTCTTCTGCACGGTCGATGGCATCCGGGCTGGTACCGATGATCGGCACGCCAGCGGCTTCCAGGGCACGCGCCAGTTTCAGCGGGGTTTGGCCGCCGTACTGGACGATCACGCCTTTGGGTTTCTCGACGCGGCAGATTTCCAGTACGTCTTCCAGTGTCACCGGCTCGAAGTACAGACGGTCGGAGGTGTCGTAGTCAGTGGAAACCGTTTCCGGGTTGCAGTTGACCATGATGGTCTCGTACCCATCTTCGCGCAGGGCGAGGGCGGCGTGTACGCAGCAATAGTCAAACTCGATGCCCTGGCCGATACGGTTCGGGCCGCCACCGAGGATGATGATCTTGTCGCGATCCGACGGCGCGGCTTCGCACTCTTCCTCATAGGTGGAGTACATGTACGCAGTGTCGGTGGCGAACTCGGCGGCGCAGGTGTCAACGCGCTTGTAGACCGGGAAGATATCCAGCTTGTGGCGATGAGTACGCAGGTTTTTCTCGGTCACACCCAGCAGCTTGGCCAGACGCTGATCGGAGAAGCCTTTGCGCTTGAGGCGGAACATCAGGTCGCGGTCGATGGACGACAGGCCGAGGGTCTTGACCTTCTCTTCTTCCTTGATCAGGTCTTCGATCTGCACCAGGAACCACGGGTCGATCATGTTCATGCCGAAGATATCTTCGACGCTCAGGCCGGCACGGAAGGCGTCAGCCACGTACCAGATACGCTCGGCGCCCGGTACGGTCAGCTCGCGCTTGAGGATGCTCATGCTTTCCGGGTTGCTCAGGTCGAGCTTCTCGTCCAGGCCGCATACACCGACTTCCAGGCCGCGCAGGGCTTTCTGCAGGGATTCCTGGAACGTGCGGCCGATGGCCATGACTTCACCGACCGACTTCATCTGAGTGGTCAGGCGCGCATCGGCCTTGGCGAATTTCTCGAAGGCAAAGCGCGGTAGCTTGGTCACGACGTAGTCGATAGACGGCTCGAAAGACGCCGGCATGGCGCCGCCGGTGATTTCATTCTGCAACTCGTCCAGGGTGTAACCGATCGCCAGCTTGGCCGCGATACGCGCAATCGGGAAGCCGGTGGCTTTCGATGCCAGCGCCGAAGAACGCGATACACGCGGGTTCATCTCGATCACGACCATGCGGCCGGTATCCGGGCAGATGCCGAACTGAACGTTGGAACCACCGGTTTCAACGCCGATTTCACGCAGTACCGCCAACGAGGCGTTACGCATGATCTGGTATTCCTTGTCCGTCAGGGTCTGCGCCGGCGCAACGGTGATCGAGTCACCGGTGTGCACACCCATCGGGTCGAAGTTTTCGATGGAGCAGACGATGATGCAGTTGTCCTTCTTATCGCGGACAACCTCCATCTCGTATTCTTTCCAGCCGATCAGGGATTCGTCGATCAGCAGCTCTTTGGTCGGCGACAGGTCCAGGCCACGGGCGCAGATTTCTTCGAACTCTTCACGGTTGTAGGCGATGCCACCACCGGTGCCGCCCATGGTGAAGGACGGACGGATAATGCACGGGAAGCCCAGCTTTTCGAGAACCGCGTTGGCCTCTTCCATGCTGTGGGCGATACCGGAGCGCGGGCAATCAAGGCCGATGGACTTCATCGCCTTGTCGAAACGCGAACGGTCTTCAGCCTTGTCGATGGTGTCGGCGTTGGCACCAATCATCTCGACGCCGAACTTCTCCAGGACGCCTTCGCGCTCCAGGTCCAGGGCGCAGTTCAATGCGGTCTGGCCGCCCATGGTTGGCAACAGCGCGTCCGGACGCTCTTTCTCGATGATCTTGGCAACGGTCTGCCATTTGATCGGTTCGATGTAGGTGGCATCGGCCATGGCCGGGTCGGTCATGATGGTGGCCGGGTTGGAGTTCACCAGGATGACGCGGTAACCCTCCTCGCGCAGGGCTTTACAGGCCTGGGCGCCGGAGTAGTCGAATTCGCAGGCCTGGCCGATCACGATCGGGCCAGCGCCGAGAATCAGGATGCTTTTTATGTCTGTACGTTTTGGCATGGGTTTGTCACTCAAATCCGCAGGTCAGTCGGCAAGCCGTCTTGAACATTCTTTGAAGAACCTGCGGGGGCCACCGAAGTTCGGGGCCACCCGCAGGCCGCTCAGTCAGCGTCGCTTGGCCATCTCATTGATGAAACGGTCGAACAGCGGCGCTACGTCGTTCGGGCCCGGGCTGGCTTCAGGGTGCCCCTGGAAGCTGAACGCGCTCTTGTCGGTGCGCTCGATGCCTTGCAGGGAACCGTCGAACAGCGACTTGTGAATGGCGCGCACGTTCGAAGGCAGGCTCGCTTCATCCACCGCAAAACCGTGGTTCTGGCTGGTGATCATGACAACGCCAGTGTCCAGGTCCTGCACGGGGTGGTTGGCACCGTGGTGACCGTGGCCCATTTTCAGGGTCTTGGCGCCCGAGGCCAGGGCCAGCAACTGGTGGCCCAGGCAGATACCGAATACCGGGATCTCGGTTTCCAGCACGTCCTTGATCGCCTGGATCGCGTAGTCGCATGGCTCCGGGTCACCAGGGCCGTTGGACAGGAACACGCCGTCCGGTTGCAGGGCGAGTACATCGCTGGCCGGGGTTTGCGCCGGCACCACGGTCACGCGGCAGCCACGCTCAACCAGCATGCGCAGGATGTTGTACTTCACGCCGTAGTCGTAGGCCACAACGTGATAAGGCAAGTCGGCGGCCTCGATAGTCGCGTGGCTGTCGGTCTTCAGGTCCCAGACAGTGGAGCGCCATTCGTACTTCTCTTTGACGCTGACGACTTTCGCCAGGTCCATGCCCTTCAGGCCAGGGAACCCTTGCGCTGCGGCAATCGCGGCCTCTTCGGAGATATTCTCACCGACCATGATGCAGCCGTTCTGCGAGCCTTTTTCACGCAGGATGCGCGTGAGGCGGCGCGTATCGATACCGGCGATCGCCACAACGTTGTTGGCTTTCAGGTAATCGGACAGCGACATTGTGTTACGCCAGTTGCTCGCAACCAGTGGCAGGTCACGAATCACCAGACCGGCCGACCAGACACGATCAGACTCGGCGTCTTCCGGTGTAGTACCGGTGTTGCCGATGTGCGGATAGGTCAGGGTAACGATCTGTTGGGCGTAGGAAGGATCGGTAAGGATTTCCTGATAGCCGGTCATGGCGGTGTTGAACACCACCTCACCAACGGTTTGACCGTCGGCTCCAATGGCTTCGCCGCGAAAAATGCTGCCATCAGCAAGGGCGAGTATGGCTGGCTTAGTCAAGAAGACCTCCCGTAAATAAAGCCTGAAAGGGCGATCGCAGGTTGCAAAAAAGCGGAGTGACGTATGGACACGTCACCCCGCTTCTTCACTGAATTATTCTGCGCGCTTTTAGTGGACACACTAAAGCTGTAGCTTACAGAAAAAGGCTTTTTTGGTCCACCGCTAATGAGCCTGAAAGGCAGGGGAATGCGACAGGGCGTCGCTTAGCGGGTAAAACGGGGCCCAAGCATAAGCTTGAGGCCCTGTTTAAGCTACCGATTAGTGCAAGTCGAGCACGTCACGCATGTCGTACAGGCCAGGCTCGCGCCCTTCCAGCCAGAGCGCAGCGCGCACCGCACCCTTGGCAAACGTCATGCGACTCGAGGCCTTGTGCGTGATTTCCAGGCGTTCGCCCTCAGTGGCAAACAGCACAGTGTGATCGCCGACCACATCACCACCGCGTACGGTGGCAAAACCAATGGTGTCGCGCGCACGGGCACCGGTGTGCCCTTCACGGCCATACACCGCCACTTTGGACAGGTCACGCCCCAACGCATCGGCAATGGCCTCGCCCATCCGCAAGGCAGTCCCGGACGGCGCATCGATCTTATGGCGATGATGGGTTTCGATAATCTCGATATCCGCCTCATCACCCAATACGCGAGCGGCCATATCCAGCAGCTTGAGGGACAGATTCACGCCTACGCTGAAGTTCGCCGCAAAGACGATCGGGATATCCTTGCCCGCCTGAGCCAGCAACTGCTTCTGCTCAACCGTCAAACCGGTGGTACCGATCACCATCGCCTTGCCTGCCTTGCGACAGAACGCCAGGTTTTCCAGCATCACCTCCGGCAGCGTGAAATCGATCAACACGTCGAACTCGTCGGCCACCTGCGCCAGATGACCGGACAACGAGACGCCGATACGGCCCAGTGAGGCCAACTCACCGGCATCCGCACCGATCAACGTGCTGCCCGGACGCACGATCGCCGCGGTCAGCCCGGACGCCGGCGAGCGCTGCTGCACGGCTTCGACCAGCGTCTTGCCCATGCGCCCGGCAGCGCCCATTACGGCTATACGTCGCATACTCAATTCCTTACAGGTCGCCGAAGAAGCGCTTCACACCATCGAAAAAGCCCGTGGTTTTTGGCGAGTGGGAGTCATCACCTTCCAATGAACTGCGGAACTCTTCAAGCAGCTCACGCTGACGACGATTCAGGTTGACCGGCGTTTCCACCGCCACGCGACACATCAGGTCGCCGGCCCCGCCACCGCGCACCGGCGCAACGCCTTTGCCACGGATACGGAACTGCTTGCCGGTCTGCGTACCCTCTGGAATCTTGAGCTTGACCCGACCGTCCAGCGTCGGAATTTCCAACTCACCACCCAGGGCAGCGTCGACAAAGCTGATCGGCACTTCACAGAACAGATGCTTGCCATCACGCTGGAAGATCGAGTGCTCGCGCACATTGATCACCACGTACAGGTCACCCGTAGGCCCACCCTGAGTACCAGCTTCCCCTTCACCCGACAGACGAATGCGGTCGCCGGTATCCACGCCCGCCGGCACTTTCACCGACAGCGTCTTGTACTCTTCGACGCGACCTTCGCCATGGCAGGAATCGCACGGGTCGGAAATGATCTTGCCCTGGCCATGGCAACGCGGGCAGGTTTGCTGCACCGAGAAGAAGCCCTGCTGCATGCGGACCTGGCCGATACCGCCGCAGGTCGGGCAGGTGATGGGCGAAGAGCCCTTCTTGGCACCCGAGCCATCGCACGGCTTGCAGTTGACCAGCGTCGGTACACGGATATTGACGCTGGTGCCGCGCACGGCTTCTTCCAGGTTCAGCTCCAGGGTGTAGCGCAAGTCGCTGCCACGCTGGGCCCCGCCACGCTGACCACCACGGCCGCCACCAAAGAAATCACTGAACACGTCACCGAAAATATCGGAGAAGTTCTGGCCACCAAAACCGGCACCGCCGCCGCCCATGCTCGGGTCGACGCCGGCATGCCCATACTGGTCGTAGGCTGCACGCTTGTTGGGATCAGACAGACATTCGTAGGCCTCATTGGCCTCTTTGAACATTTCTTCGGATTCTTTGCTATCCGGATTACGGTCCGGGTGGTGCTTCATCGCCAGGCGACGGTAAGCCTTTTTCAGGTCCGCCTCGCTAGCCCCGCGCTCCACACCCAATACTTCGTAATAGTCACGCTTTGCCATAAGTCTTTGCACTCTTAAGGACGTTCAGCCAGACCCTCCTGAGCCTCGCCAAACTCGTTGAGCCCCAATGCAGGCCCGGACCCAACTCACGTCAATTCAACGATCCTGGTCATTACTACTTTTAGCCGGCCACCCGACTAAAAACGCGGTATTTACTGCTCGGAAAGCAGGAGCATTCCCGGCCACACCGCCAGCACCCGAACGCTGTCGCATACTGTAAAAATTCGCATACCCCAGACACGCCAACGCGGGAGCAAGCTCCCGCGCGGCGACATCCTACCAGTCACCGCTTGAAAGCGGTCAACCGGACAACCCAATTACTTGTTGTCTTTGACTTCTTCGAACTCGGCATCGACAACGTCGTCGTGCTTGGCTTCAGGCTCTGCCTGTTGCGCTGCAGCATCAGCTGGCTGACCTTGTTCGGCATACATTTTCTGAGCGACCGGCGCGGAGACTTTCGACAGCTCCTCGATTTTGCTCTCGATAGCAGCCTTGTCGTTGCCCTTAACGGCGGCTTCCAGGGCAACCACGGCAGCCTCGATCGCAGCTTTCTCTTCGGCAGTCACTTTGTCGCCAGCGTCAGCGACCATTTTGCGTGTCGAGTGAACCAGCGCGTCACCCTGGTTACGGGCACCGGCCAACTCGGCAAACTTGGCGTCCTCATCAGCGTTGGCTTCAGCATCACGAATCATCTGTTGAATTTCTTCATCAGACAGGCCGGAGTTGGCCTTGATGGTGATCTTCTGCTCTTTGCCGGTCGCTTTGTCTTTCGCACCAACGTGCAGAATGCCGTTGGCGTCGATGTCGAAGGTCACTTCGATCTGCGGCACACCACGTGGTGCTGGTGGAATCTCGGCCAGGTC harbors:
- the dapB gene encoding 4-hydroxy-tetrahydrodipicolinate reductase, whose protein sequence is MRRIAVMGAAGRMGKTLVEAVQQRSPASGLTAAIVRPGSTLIGADAGELASLGRIGVSLSGHLAQVADEFDVLIDFTLPEVMLENLAFCRKAGKAMVIGTTGLTVEQKQLLAQAGKDIPIVFAANFSVGVNLSLKLLDMAARVLGDEADIEIIETHHRHKIDAPSGTALRMGEAIADALGRDLSKVAVYGREGHTGARARDTIGFATVRGGDVVGDHTVLFATEGERLEITHKASSRMTFAKGAVRAALWLEGREPGLYDMRDVLDLH
- the dnaJ gene encoding molecular chaperone DnaJ — translated: MAKRDYYEVLGVERGASEADLKKAYRRLAMKHHPDRNPDSKESEEMFKEANEAYECLSDPNKRAAYDQYGHAGVDPSMGGGGAGFGGQNFSDIFGDVFSDFFGGGRGGQRGGAQRGSDLRYTLELNLEEAVRGTSVNIRVPTLVNCKPCDGSGAKKGSSPITCPTCGGIGQVRMQQGFFSVQQTCPRCHGQGKIISDPCDSCHGEGRVEEYKTLSVKVPAGVDTGDRIRLSGEGEAGTQGGPTGDLYVVINVREHSIFQRDGKHLFCEVPISFVDAALGGELEIPTLDGRVKLKIPEGTQTGKQFRIRGKGVAPVRGGGAGDLMCRVAVETPVNLNRRQRELLEEFRSSLEGDDSHSPKTTGFFDGVKRFFGDL
- the greA gene encoding transcription elongation factor GreA encodes the protein MTKYPMTVQGARALEEEHAHLTKVVRPKLSQDIGTARELGDLKENAEYHAAREQQGMVEARIRDIEGRMQNAVIIDVTTIPHTGKVIFGTTVEIANVETDERVVYHIVGEDEADFKLGKISVGSPLARALIAKEEGDVVSVKTPGGVIEYEIVEVRHI
- the carA gene encoding glutamine-hydrolyzing carbamoyl-phosphate synthase small subunit, producing MTKPAILALADGSIFRGEAIGADGQTVGEVVFNTAMTGYQEILTDPSYAQQIVTLTYPHIGNTGTTPEDAESDRVWSAGLVIRDLPLVASNWRNTMSLSDYLKANNVVAIAGIDTRRLTRILREKGSQNGCIMVGENISEEAAIAAAQGFPGLKGMDLAKVVSVKEKYEWRSTVWDLKTDSHATIEAADLPYHVVAYDYGVKYNILRMLVERGCRVTVVPAQTPASDVLALQPDGVFLSNGPGDPEPCDYAIQAIKDVLETEIPVFGICLGHQLLALASGAKTLKMGHGHHGANHPVQDLDTGVVMITSQNHGFAVDEASLPSNVRAIHKSLFDGSLQGIERTDKSAFSFQGHPEASPGPNDVAPLFDRFINEMAKRR
- the carB gene encoding carbamoyl-phosphate synthase large subunit, whose product is MPKRTDIKSILILGAGPIVIGQACEFDYSGAQACKALREEGYRVILVNSNPATIMTDPAMADATYIEPIKWQTVAKIIEKERPDALLPTMGGQTALNCALDLEREGVLEKFGVEMIGANADTIDKAEDRSRFDKAMKSIGLDCPRSGIAHSMEEANAVLEKLGFPCIIRPSFTMGGTGGGIAYNREEFEEICARGLDLSPTKELLIDESLIGWKEYEMEVVRDKKDNCIIVCSIENFDPMGVHTGDSITVAPAQTLTDKEYQIMRNASLAVLREIGVETGGSNVQFGICPDTGRMVVIEMNPRVSRSSALASKATGFPIARIAAKLAIGYTLDELQNEITGGAMPASFEPSIDYVVTKLPRFAFEKFAKADARLTTQMKSVGEVMAIGRTFQESLQKALRGLEVGVCGLDEKLDLSNPESMSILKRELTVPGAERIWYVADAFRAGLSVEDIFGMNMIDPWFLVQIEDLIKEEEKVKTLGLSSIDRDLMFRLKRKGFSDQRLAKLLGVTEKNLRTHRHKLDIFPVYKRVDTCAAEFATDTAYMYSTYEEECEAAPSDRDKIIILGGGPNRIGQGIEFDYCCVHAALALREDGYETIMVNCNPETVSTDYDTSDRLYFEPVTLEDVLEICRVEKPKGVIVQYGGQTPLKLARALEAAGVPIIGTSPDAIDRAEDRERFQQMVERLNLRQPPNATVRSEDEAIRAASKIGYPLVVRPSYVLGGRAMEIVYEEEELKRYLRDAVKVSNDSPVLLDHFLNCAIEMDVDAVCDGTDVVIGAIMQHIEQAGVHSGDSACSLPPYSLPAHIQDEMREQVKKMALELGVVGLMNVQLALQGEDIYVIEVNPRASRTVPFVSKCIGVSLAMIAARVMAGKTLKEIGFTKEIIPNFYSVKEAVFPFAKFPGVDPILGPEMKSTGEVMGVGDTFGEAFAKAQMGASEVLPTGGTAFISVRDDDKPLVAGVARDLINLGFEVVATAGTAKLIEAAGLKVRRVNKVTEGRPHVVDMIKNDEVTLIINTTEGRQSIADSYSIRRNALQHKIYCTTTIAAGEAICEALKFGPEKTVRRLQDLHAGLKA